A stretch of Synechococcus sp. WH 8020 DNA encodes these proteins:
- the coaD gene encoding pantetheine-phosphate adenylyltransferase has product MRALYPGSFDPLTLGHLDLIERGCSLFGEVVVAVLQNPGKSPAFSLDQRLEQITQATSHLQGVTVTSFNGLTVNCAREHHAQLILRGLRAMSDFEYELQIAHTNRSLDSEFETIFLSTAAHYSFLSSSVVKEVARFGGRVDHMVPAVVAEDLKRFFNSAL; this is encoded by the coding sequence ATGCGCGCTCTCTACCCGGGCAGTTTTGATCCACTCACCCTTGGTCATCTCGATTTAATCGAGCGTGGCTGTTCCTTATTCGGAGAAGTCGTTGTGGCTGTTCTCCAGAACCCAGGCAAGTCTCCCGCTTTTAGTCTTGATCAACGGTTGGAGCAAATCACTCAGGCAACCTCCCATCTGCAAGGGGTCACGGTGACCAGCTTCAACGGCCTAACCGTGAACTGCGCTCGCGAACACCATGCCCAGTTGATCCTGCGTGGATTACGAGCGATGAGTGATTTTGAATACGAACTCCAAATTGCCCATACCAACCGATCTTTGGATTCAGAATTTGAAACGATTTTTCTCAGCACTGCAGCCCACTACAGCTTTTTGAGCAGTTCGGTTGTGAAAGAAGTGGCTCGATTTGGTGGCCGTGTGGATCACATGGTTCCGGCGGTGGTGGCGGAAGACCTCAAGAGGTTCTTTAATTCGGCTTTATAA